The following are encoded together in the Adhaeribacter arboris genome:
- a CDS encoding DUF2652 domain-containing protein yields the protein MGLLDKRSTTAATPDAYSDDDDTQPALIFIPDISGFTKFVNETGIQQSRTLIADLLEIIIEANILDMKLSEIQGDAVLFYRPGPPPSVQEVINQCKQIFLDFQNYLRIVERDRGSSLSASLAGSSLTLKVVVHYGQLSVTLIRDHIKLMGKDVIIAHRLLKNNVDSNEYVLLSESFLQTQTEEAIRQSFSNWTQLRTGSTHYEHLGEIQYRYAYLTPLRLLVTNHRSLDSSKKYPNTFSSSVTIKAPARFVLRIISNFRLKPAWVKGMTNVYYDTTKANRMGMAYKCNLNRGQIDIQTVQSFIGEDYIEYVEKIYNFRVFPNALLFFYLTVVDSQHTELSIKFHYSRVVKNRFFYFYMRRRMKLFLGRSLLNLKSLCEKMYQQQ from the coding sequence ATGGGTTTGTTAGACAAAAGAAGCACTACCGCCGCTACGCCGGACGCTTACAGTGATGATGACGACACCCAGCCCGCCCTGATTTTTATTCCGGATATTAGTGGGTTTACCAAATTTGTGAACGAAACCGGTATTCAGCAAAGCCGCACGCTCATCGCCGATTTACTCGAAATTATTATTGAGGCGAATATCCTGGATATGAAGCTGAGCGAAATTCAGGGCGATGCCGTTTTGTTTTACCGGCCCGGTCCGCCGCCTTCTGTGCAGGAAGTAATAAACCAATGCAAACAAATTTTTCTTGATTTCCAGAATTACCTCCGAATTGTGGAGCGCGACCGGGGCTCGTCGCTGAGTGCTTCTTTAGCGGGCAGCAGCCTTACCTTAAAAGTAGTTGTGCACTATGGTCAGTTGAGCGTTACTTTAATTCGCGATCACATAAAATTAATGGGGAAAGACGTAATTATTGCGCACCGGCTGTTAAAAAATAATGTGGACAGCAACGAATACGTGCTGCTATCGGAAAGTTTCTTACAAACGCAAACCGAAGAAGCCATCCGGCAAAGCTTCAGCAACTGGACCCAACTCCGGACCGGCTCCACGCACTACGAGCACCTCGGCGAAATCCAGTATCGGTACGCGTACTTAACTCCCTTGCGCTTACTGGTTACCAATCATCGCAGCTTGGATAGTAGTAAAAAATATCCAAATACTTTTTCGAGTAGCGTTACTATTAAGGCACCAGCCCGCTTTGTGCTGCGGATTATTAGTAATTTCCGGCTGAAGCCTGCCTGGGTAAAAGGAATGACCAACGTGTACTACGATACTACCAAGGCGAACCGCATGGGTATGGCCTATAAATGTAACCTGAACCGCGGCCAGATTGATATTCAAACAGTACAAAGTTTTATTGGGGAAGATTACATTGAGTACGTAGAAAAAATTTATAATTTTCGGGTATTTCCCAACGCACTTCTGTTTTTTTACCTGACCGTAGTCGATTCGCAGCATACGGAGCTTTCTATTAAATTTCATTACAGCCGGGTAGTAAAAAACCGCTTTTTCTACTTTTACATGCGCCGCCGGATGAAGCTATTTTTGGGTAGGTCGTTGTTAAACTTAAAAAGCCTCTGCGAAAAAATGTACCAGCAACAGTAA
- a CDS encoding VOC family protein: MMTDLWINLPVKNLAQSKEFFTQLGFTFNQQQGNTDHSACLLIGQKNVVVMLFDEPTFKGFTNSNIASADKGNEVLLSLGVESKEEVDELAKKAIAAGGSSNHKPKEMQGWMYGCVFTDLDGHKWNVLYLDKSKMPN, from the coding sequence ATGATGACCGATCTTTGGATTAACCTGCCAGTAAAAAACCTTGCTCAATCAAAAGAATTTTTCACCCAACTTGGATTTACCTTTAACCAACAACAGGGTAATACCGACCATTCTGCTTGCTTATTAATTGGGCAAAAAAATGTGGTGGTCATGCTTTTTGATGAACCAACTTTTAAAGGCTTTACCAACAGTAATATTGCTTCAGCCGACAAGGGAAACGAAGTATTACTTTCCCTGGGAGTAGAAAGCAAAGAAGAAGTAGATGAATTAGCAAAGAAAGCAATTGCCGCTGGTGGCAGCAGTAACCATAAACCTAAGGAAATGCAAGGATGGATGTATGGTTGTGTTTTCACCGATTTAGATGGGCATAAATGGAACGTGCTTTACCTGGATAAGAGCAAGATGCCAAATTAA
- a CDS encoding aminopeptidase P family protein → MYFSNQDIQLRRQKLASKWDSLLKPDEAVLVYSGEPLAKPGGLDQTYPFLPHPAYYWLTGRRREEEVILYNKNEGWLEFQKAIPAEEAVWEGARKDLLVSGPGYNLLELGSFLEKNKFSQIYKLGQVAGVAGKAFDLRTALDQTRRVKDSSEIKLIKHLAQIATYGYQKIQEAVHPGITEKEIQIVYEGEILRRGAHTVPYDTIIGSGTNSAILHALPTQKNVQENEFVLVDAGCDIYDYCVDITRMFPSSGKISSQHRALYQLVLKAHHECMAMSKPGVFWRDVHNHAAKVITEGLLQFGILKGNLSTLLEKEVVSVFFPHGLGHLVGLRVRDTGQEENVNPKTYFGARLRVDIELEENHLITVEPGCYFIQALLENPTIKSKYSDDIAWNEVEKWKHIGGVRMEDNILITREGNDNLTIGVPKSTEF, encoded by the coding sequence ATGTATTTTTCCAACCAAGATATTCAATTACGCCGGCAGAAACTTGCCTCTAAGTGGGATTCCTTGTTAAAGCCAGATGAAGCAGTACTGGTATACTCCGGTGAACCCCTTGCGAAGCCAGGCGGATTAGACCAAACCTACCCTTTTTTACCGCACCCGGCTTATTATTGGCTTACCGGCAGGCGCCGGGAAGAAGAAGTAATACTTTATAACAAAAATGAAGGCTGGTTAGAATTTCAGAAAGCAATTCCGGCGGAAGAAGCAGTTTGGGAAGGAGCTAGAAAAGACCTTTTAGTTTCCGGACCCGGGTATAATTTACTCGAATTAGGTAGCTTTCTAGAAAAAAATAAGTTCTCCCAGATTTATAAATTAGGCCAGGTTGCTGGTGTTGCCGGTAAAGCTTTTGATTTGCGGACCGCCTTAGACCAAACCCGACGGGTAAAGGACAGTTCAGAAATTAAACTTATTAAGCATTTAGCTCAAATAGCTACTTACGGTTATCAGAAAATTCAGGAAGCTGTGCATCCGGGAATTACCGAAAAAGAAATCCAGATTGTATACGAAGGCGAAATTTTAAGACGCGGCGCCCATACTGTTCCCTACGACACCATTATTGGAAGCGGAACAAATTCGGCGATTCTGCACGCTTTACCCACTCAAAAAAATGTTCAGGAAAATGAGTTTGTATTGGTAGATGCCGGCTGCGATATCTATGATTATTGCGTGGATATAACCCGCATGTTTCCATCGTCCGGAAAAATTTCTTCTCAACACCGCGCATTGTACCAATTAGTTTTAAAAGCCCACCATGAATGTATGGCTATGTCTAAACCGGGAGTATTCTGGCGCGATGTACATAACCACGCTGCCAAGGTAATAACGGAAGGTTTGTTACAATTCGGAATTTTAAAGGGTAATTTAAGCACGTTGCTGGAGAAAGAAGTTGTTTCTGTTTTCTTCCCGCACGGCTTAGGGCATTTGGTTGGCTTACGGGTGCGCGATACTGGTCAGGAAGAAAACGTAAACCCTAAAACTTACTTTGGTGCCCGGCTACGGGTAGATATTGAACTGGAGGAAAACCATTTGATTACCGTTGAACCAGGGTGTTATTTTATACAAGCGTTATTAGAAAACCCCACTATTAAAAGCAAATACTCGGACGATATTGCCTGGAACGAAGTAGAAAAGTGGAAACACATTGGTGGCGTACGGATGGAAGATAATATCCTGATAACCCGGGAAGGTAATGACAATTTAACCATCGGGGTGCCTAAGAGTACGGAATTTTAG
- a CDS encoding trypsin-like peptidase domain-containing protein gives MKTAGLILITALISAVLAVAGFKYLDKRESPYYYSSEEQPVRLTNYSVNGNAAPAVNPNFVQAASAVSPAVVHIKTTYASTRSGSGNPLEDFFGSPQSTAPAMASGSGVLITPDGYIVTNNHVIEDASQIEVVLPDKRSYKAKLIGRDPSTDLALVKVDAANLPIVELGNSDEVQVGEWVLAVGYPLSLNSTVTAGIVSAKGRSIGILNRQSQEGFSGRQAANNSAIESFIQTDAAINPGNSGGALINATGQLVGINAAIASQTGSYAGYGFAIPVNLVKKVVSDFRKYGEVKRGYLGVSFPAPAVEDQILREQGIDPASIKGVYITGIQSGSGAAAAGIKAGDIIQSIDGVKVASSAEFSERIARHRPGDKVEVTYLRGGRTNTASITLKGEEANREIASNNGAAGLQSKLGAAFAPIPANIKERYRLRSGVIITEVQSGGFFDSAGIPKGTIITSINGRPVNSLADLDAAIGSTRSRMVRIDGITPDGTGFVFNFPLGA, from the coding sequence ATGAAGACAGCAGGCCTTATTTTGATAACTGCACTTATTTCCGCTGTTTTAGCGGTAGCAGGATTCAAATACCTGGACAAGAGAGAAAGTCCTTATTATTACTCATCAGAAGAACAGCCCGTTCGACTAACCAATTATTCGGTGAATGGAAATGCAGCACCGGCCGTTAACCCCAATTTTGTGCAGGCCGCCAGTGCGGTTTCGCCGGCCGTGGTGCATATTAAAACCACGTATGCCAGTACCAGAAGTGGAAGCGGTAACCCTTTAGAAGACTTTTTTGGTTCTCCCCAATCTACGGCGCCCGCTATGGCTTCCGGTTCCGGAGTGCTCATTACTCCGGATGGGTATATTGTTACGAATAATCACGTGATAGAAGATGCTTCGCAAATAGAGGTTGTTTTACCGGATAAACGTTCGTACAAGGCTAAATTAATTGGCCGGGACCCCAGCACTGACTTGGCTTTAGTAAAAGTGGATGCCGCTAATTTGCCAATAGTAGAACTCGGTAATTCCGACGAAGTACAGGTAGGAGAGTGGGTATTGGCGGTAGGGTATCCCTTATCGCTTAATTCTACGGTTACCGCCGGTATTGTGAGTGCCAAAGGCCGGAGTATCGGTATTCTGAATCGCCAAAGTCAGGAAGGTTTCAGTGGAAGGCAAGCGGCTAATAACTCGGCTATCGAATCTTTTATTCAAACCGATGCCGCCATTAATCCGGGTAACAGTGGCGGCGCTTTAATAAATGCCACCGGACAATTAGTAGGTATTAACGCGGCTATAGCTTCCCAAACCGGAAGTTACGCCGGTTATGGGTTTGCCATACCCGTGAATTTGGTGAAAAAAGTGGTCAGCGACTTCCGGAAATACGGCGAAGTAAAACGCGGCTATTTGGGCGTAAGTTTCCCGGCTCCGGCCGTAGAAGATCAGATTTTGCGGGAACAAGGCATTGACCCGGCTTCCATTAAAGGAGTGTATATAACCGGAATTCAATCCGGCAGCGGAGCCGCAGCGGCCGGAATAAAAGCCGGTGATATTATTCAGAGTATTGATGGAGTAAAAGTTGCTTCATCCGCTGAATTTTCGGAAAGAATTGCCCGGCATCGTCCGGGAGATAAAGTAGAAGTTACCTATTTACGCGGCGGTCGTACGAACACTGCCAGCATAACTTTAAAGGGCGAAGAAGCAAACCGGGAAATAGCCAGCAACAATGGGGCGGCGGGTCTGCAAAGCAAATTGGGAGCTGCCTTTGCCCCCATTCCGGCCAATATTAAAGAGCGGTACCGGTTACGTTCCGGCGTAATTATTACCGAAGTACAAAGCGGCGGCTTTTTCGATTCCGCCGGCATTCCGAAAGGTACCATAATTACCAGCATTAATGGCCGGCCCGTAAACAGCTTAGCCGATCTGGATGCAGCCATTGGATCGACCCGTAGCCGGATGGTGCGCATTGATGGCATTACTCCCGATGGTACCGGTTTTGTATTTAACTTCCCACTAGGTGCGTAA
- a CDS encoding T9SS type A sorting domain-containing protein has translation MKAPFSTHCSKLLNFVSSRWLLAFLVWWSSFLRVVNAQDKIWDNTLGGFQSDELKALAATTDGGYLLGGTSWSGKSGEKSTSRRGATDYWIIKTDKNGIKEWDKSFGGSGQDELQTMIATPDGGYLLGGWSSSDKSGEKSEANRGSGTYDYWVVKINASGTKQWDKTFGSEDFDKLKTLVATPDGGYLLGGSSQASGISGDKTSANKGWIDYWVIKVDGKGNKLWDKTYGGNDEDELLSMVTTPDGGYLLGGHSFSKISGDKSENNRGTVNRGAYDTPDYWVVKINANGTKIWDKTFGGQQHDNLNAMVPTPDGGYLLGGSSGSSISGDKTEAGRQGSTDYWVVKINASGKKVWDKTFGGDNNEQLTSLLPIPGYGYLLGGWSFSGKGGDKLEVNRGRENYQTVDYWVIKMDENGNRGWDKTVGGDLNDELVGLAKSPEGYLLAGTSGSAKSGEKSEPEREYDYWMVNLQESGKKWQGITFEPVLNKTLQDKSFPLSVSSSSKLPVNLSIVSGPATLKDTILTLTGTGTVTIKASQAGDNSYFPAVDVYRTFLVENNSSISKLWDKRYGGNFYDYFETIVATPEGGYLLAGDSDSETSGDKSQASRGRSDFWVLKTDSKGIKLWDKRFGGNGIENLVSSIATPDGGYLLGGFSNTGKNGDKTQPNKGYSGSTDYWIVKIDANGNKLWDKTFGSTFSEFLTTIIPTADGGYLLGGSSNSDNEGDKTETNQGDRSRDYWLVKIDGTGDKQWDKTLGGALDDNLTTIISTHDGGYLLGGFSNSGKSGDKSEANKGQSTADYWVVKTDGTGNKIWDKTFGGTGIDELDGLLELASGGYLLSGSSDSKISSDKTQHSYGGKDYWILQIDEKGNKLWDKTYGGNGRDKLNTLITTRDGGYLLGGESDSKISGDKSQLSRGASDFWVIKLNSTGNKLWDKTIGGTGTDALYSLITAPDGSYLLGGNSWSETGGDKSEGSRGFMDYWIIKIKEALPFMAQWDRRYGGSGNDNLTSVIKTSDGGYLSGGYTNSGVGGEVSQPSQGNYDYWIVKSDKNGKKLWDKRYGGREDDFLNRVYPTKDGGYLLGGSSLSGKSGDKTEASRGNWDYWIVKVDKQGNKQWDKTFGGSSADNLRKVLQLPSGEYVLGGNSSSPKSGDKSQVSWGSSDYWIIKISSTGEKLWDKQYGGNLEEKLGSFSDTQGGGFLLAGSSYSGISGDKSQVSQGGSDYWLVQIDQKGNLLWEKTLGGNGQEEVYTLGRSNGTNLFVAGTSTSGKRGDKSQASRGGKDYWLVKLDAKGTKLWDKTFGGNQDDELRFSEYAVGGHYILAGFSNSGIGGDKSQASQGSSDYWIVEADENGEKVADQRFGGSGTEELRTIFQTKDGGLLLGGKSDSGVSGDRTQPSQGGADYWLVKVAPLSSTADKAREAVAVIEPILQPENSRFWVAPNPAKEQLTVSFTLEHTQLTSLGVYDLQGRQIATLFQGEAQGKQPYRVKWQASLQAVGMYLLQLQTPTQHYQQKVLLIK, from the coding sequence ATGAAAGCCCCTTTTTCTACCCATTGTTCAAAATTATTGAATTTTGTTTCTTCTCGGTGGCTGCTAGCCTTTCTAGTATGGTGGAGTAGCTTTTTACGTGTGGTTAATGCGCAAGATAAGATTTGGGATAATACTTTGGGCGGATTTCAGTCTGATGAACTGAAGGCCTTGGCGGCAACCACTGATGGGGGTTATTTACTGGGCGGTACTTCCTGGTCCGGAAAAAGCGGCGAAAAGAGTACGAGCAGAAGAGGAGCAACGGATTATTGGATAATAAAGACAGATAAAAACGGAATAAAGGAATGGGATAAAAGTTTCGGCGGAAGCGGCCAGGATGAATTACAAACAATGATAGCTACTCCGGATGGTGGTTATTTGTTGGGTGGCTGGTCTTCTTCGGATAAAAGCGGCGAGAAAAGTGAAGCAAACCGCGGTAGCGGCACTTACGATTACTGGGTGGTAAAAATTAATGCCAGTGGCACTAAGCAGTGGGATAAAACCTTTGGCAGCGAGGATTTTGATAAATTAAAAACCCTGGTAGCTACCCCCGACGGCGGTTACTTGTTAGGCGGTTCTTCGCAAGCCAGCGGCATAAGTGGCGATAAGACGTCGGCCAATAAGGGTTGGATTGACTACTGGGTGATAAAAGTGGATGGTAAAGGAAATAAACTCTGGGATAAGACTTACGGCGGCAACGATGAAGACGAGTTATTATCGATGGTTACTACTCCCGATGGCGGTTATTTACTGGGCGGGCATTCTTTCTCTAAAATTAGTGGCGATAAGAGTGAAAACAACAGAGGTACAGTTAATAGAGGAGCTTACGACACTCCTGATTACTGGGTCGTGAAGATAAATGCCAATGGCACTAAAATTTGGGACAAAACTTTCGGCGGCCAACAGCACGATAACTTAAATGCTATGGTGCCTACCCCGGATGGCGGTTATTTGCTGGGCGGTTCCTCTGGTTCGAGTATTAGCGGCGACAAAACGGAAGCTGGTCGCCAGGGTAGTACCGATTATTGGGTGGTGAAAATAAATGCTAGCGGCAAAAAAGTATGGGATAAAACCTTCGGGGGCGATAATAACGAACAACTTACTTCCCTATTACCTATCCCGGGTTATGGCTATTTGCTGGGCGGTTGGTCGTTTTCTGGTAAAGGAGGCGATAAGTTAGAAGTTAATCGGGGTAGAGAAAATTACCAGACCGTTGATTATTGGGTTATAAAAATGGACGAAAACGGTAACAGAGGCTGGGACAAAACCGTTGGGGGCGATTTAAATGATGAATTAGTCGGCTTAGCCAAGTCTCCGGAGGGTTACTTACTGGCAGGAACTTCCGGGTCAGCTAAGAGCGGGGAAAAAAGTGAACCCGAAAGAGAGTACGATTATTGGATGGTAAACCTACAGGAAAGTGGCAAAAAATGGCAAGGCATCACCTTTGAACCAGTCCTGAATAAAACCCTACAGGACAAATCTTTCCCGCTTTCCGTCTCCTCTAGTTCAAAGTTACCCGTTAATTTGAGCATTGTTTCCGGACCGGCTACTCTTAAAGATACTATTCTAACTCTCACCGGAACGGGTACGGTTACCATTAAAGCTTCACAAGCCGGGGATAATAGCTATTTTCCGGCCGTTGATGTTTACCGCACTTTTCTGGTAGAGAATAATTCTTCTATTTCTAAACTCTGGGACAAACGTTACGGGGGTAATTTTTACGATTACTTTGAAACCATAGTGGCTACTCCGGAAGGTGGTTATTTATTAGCGGGAGATTCGGATTCGGAAACTAGTGGTGATAAAAGCCAAGCTAGTCGGGGCCGTAGTGACTTCTGGGTACTCAAGACAGACAGTAAAGGCATAAAGCTCTGGGATAAGCGCTTTGGCGGAAATGGTATTGAAAATTTAGTCAGCTCGATCGCTACCCCCGACGGCGGTTATTTGCTGGGCGGCTTTTCCAATACCGGCAAAAATGGCGATAAAACCCAACCAAATAAAGGTTACTCCGGATCTACTGACTATTGGATTGTAAAAATAGATGCCAATGGTAATAAATTGTGGGATAAAACCTTTGGTAGTACTTTTTCCGAATTTCTTACTACAATTATTCCTACCGCCGATGGAGGCTATTTATTAGGTGGTTCTTCTAACTCGGATAATGAGGGCGATAAAACAGAAACGAACCAAGGGGACCGTTCGCGCGACTACTGGTTGGTAAAGATAGATGGTACTGGTGATAAACAATGGGATAAAACATTAGGCGGTGCTCTCGATGATAATCTAACCACTATTATTTCTACCCACGATGGCGGTTATTTGCTAGGCGGTTTTTCCAATTCAGGAAAAAGCGGGGATAAGTCGGAAGCCAATAAAGGCCAATCAACGGCAGATTATTGGGTGGTAAAAACAGATGGTACTGGCAATAAAATCTGGGATAAAACCTTTGGTGGCACCGGCATAGATGAACTGGATGGCCTGCTGGAGCTAGCCAGCGGAGGCTATTTGTTAAGTGGTTCTTCGGACTCAAAAATAAGTAGTGATAAAACGCAGCACAGCTATGGGGGCAAAGATTATTGGATATTGCAGATTGATGAAAAAGGAAATAAACTGTGGGATAAAACTTACGGAGGAAACGGCAGAGATAAACTAAATACTCTTATAACTACTCGGGATGGGGGTTACTTACTGGGCGGCGAGTCTGATTCAAAAATAAGCGGCGATAAAAGCCAGTTGAGCCGGGGTGCTTCTGATTTCTGGGTAATTAAACTAAACAGTACCGGCAATAAGCTCTGGGATAAAACCATTGGCGGTACTGGTACCGATGCATTGTATTCCCTGATAACAGCTCCGGATGGTAGTTACTTGTTAGGCGGAAATTCCTGGTCAGAAACGGGGGGAGACAAAAGTGAAGGTAGTAGAGGCTTTATGGATTATTGGATAATAAAAATAAAAGAAGCGCTGCCGTTTATGGCGCAATGGGATAGGCGCTACGGCGGCTCGGGTAACGATAATCTCACTTCGGTTATCAAAACTTCGGATGGAGGATACTTAAGTGGCGGTTACACTAACTCCGGCGTGGGCGGCGAGGTAAGCCAGCCGAGCCAAGGTAATTACGATTACTGGATCGTGAAAAGTGATAAGAACGGCAAAAAACTCTGGGACAAACGCTACGGCGGCCGCGAAGATGATTTTCTCAATCGGGTCTATCCCACCAAAGACGGCGGGTATTTACTCGGTGGTAGTTCGCTTTCGGGAAAAAGTGGCGATAAAACGGAAGCTAGTAGGGGAAATTGGGATTACTGGATCGTAAAAGTAGACAAGCAAGGTAACAAACAATGGGATAAAACTTTTGGCGGCTCGAGTGCGGATAATCTTCGGAAAGTGCTGCAACTACCTTCCGGGGAGTACGTGCTGGGAGGAAACAGCAGTTCCCCCAAAAGCGGCGATAAAAGTCAGGTGAGTTGGGGCAGTAGCGATTACTGGATCATTAAAATTAGCAGCACCGGCGAAAAGCTCTGGGATAAACAATACGGCGGCAACCTGGAAGAAAAGCTGGGTAGCTTCAGCGATACACAGGGCGGAGGCTTTTTGCTGGCAGGTAGTTCTTACTCCGGCATCAGCGGCGATAAAAGCCAGGTCAGCCAGGGAGGAAGCGACTACTGGCTGGTACAAATTGATCAAAAAGGCAACTTACTATGGGAGAAAACCTTGGGCGGAAACGGGCAGGAAGAAGTATACACTTTGGGAAGGAGCAACGGCACTAACTTGTTTGTGGCGGGCACGAGTACTTCGGGGAAAAGGGGCGATAAGAGCCAGGCAAGTAGGGGCGGGAAAGACTACTGGTTAGTGAAGCTAGATGCCAAAGGTACGAAGCTCTGGGATAAAACTTTCGGAGGCAACCAGGACGATGAACTACGGTTTAGTGAGTATGCGGTGGGCGGGCATTACATTTTAGCCGGATTCTCGAACTCTGGAATCGGTGGGGACAAGAGCCAAGCCAGCCAGGGCAGTAGTGATTACTGGATAGTAGAAGCAGATGAAAACGGGGAGAAAGTAGCTGACCAGCGGTTTGGCGGCAGTGGCACGGAAGAGTTACGCACCATATTTCAGACGAAAGATGGGGGATTGCTCTTAGGCGGGAAGTCTGATTCGGGAGTAAGCGGCGACCGAACCCAGCCCAGTCAAGGCGGAGCCGATTACTGGCTGGTAAAGGTAGCGCCGCTGAGCAGTACTGCTGATAAGGCCCGAGAAGCAGTAGCCGTAATCGAGCCAATTCTCCAACCTGAGAACAGCCGGTTTTGGGTGGCTCCTAATCCGGCCAAAGAACAGCTAACGGTAAGCTTTACTTTGGAGCACACGCAACTAACAAGTCTTGGAGTATATGATCTTCAAGGCAGGCAAATAGCAACTTTGTTTCAGGGAGAAGCGCAAGGCAAACAACCTTACCGGGTAAAGTGGCAAGCCTCGTTGCAAGCCGTCGGTATGTACCTCCTGCAGCTACAAACCCCAACGCAACACTACCAGCAAAAAGTGCTTTTGATTAAGTAA
- a CDS encoding DUF6807 family protein, protein MKQKIFFLLLSIGFLTVLLFGVNFNVKSQNSTKSKNQRFTLVADEKNKRVDVLVDGKPFTSYFYPDDLMKPVLYPLRTSKGTLITRGWPYDPRLGERVDHPHHVGLWFNYGDVNGLDFWNNSTAIEADKKNGYGTIKHRKVTKMTNGENQAELAVTMDWQKPDGTNLLREDTRFVFSGKNNDRYIDRITTLTALKEDVTFKDNKEGVIGLGLARELEHPSDKPEVFTDASGKATPVAKLNNEGVTGKYRSSEGKEGDAVWGTRGRWVNLTGKINQEPISVVMLDNPQNVGFPTYWHARGYGLFAANPLGQKALSDGKEELNFKLPAGKSITFHHRLIIHSGNTLTDDQVNAEYQKFAGKNSKM, encoded by the coding sequence ATGAAACAAAAAATCTTTTTTCTGTTATTGTCAATTGGGTTTTTAACCGTTCTGCTTTTCGGTGTAAATTTTAATGTGAAATCTCAAAACTCAACTAAATCTAAAAACCAGAGATTTACCCTGGTAGCTGATGAGAAAAATAAGCGGGTAGATGTTCTGGTTGATGGGAAGCCGTTTACGTCTTATTTTTACCCGGATGATTTAATGAAGCCGGTTTTGTATCCCTTGCGGACTTCCAAAGGTACCCTTATAACCCGCGGCTGGCCTTACGATCCGAGGCTGGGTGAGCGCGTAGATCATCCGCACCACGTGGGTTTGTGGTTTAATTACGGCGATGTAAACGGTTTGGATTTCTGGAATAATTCCACGGCTATAGAAGCGGATAAAAAAAACGGCTACGGTACCATTAAGCACCGGAAAGTAACAAAAATGACCAATGGAGAAAATCAGGCCGAACTTGCCGTAACCATGGACTGGCAAAAACCGGATGGTACCAACCTGCTGCGCGAAGATACCCGTTTTGTGTTCAGCGGGAAAAACAATGATCGCTACATCGATCGCATTACCACCCTTACTGCTCTAAAGGAAGATGTAACTTTTAAAGATAACAAAGAAGGCGTAATTGGCCTCGGGTTGGCCCGGGAACTGGAGCACCCATCCGATAAACCAGAAGTATTTACCGATGCCAGTGGCAAAGCTACTCCGGTGGCCAAATTAAATAACGAAGGAGTAACCGGAAAATACCGCAGCTCCGAAGGCAAAGAAGGTGATGCCGTATGGGGCACGCGCGGCCGATGGGTAAACCTGACGGGAAAAATCAACCAGGAACCTATATCCGTGGTAATGCTGGATAATCCACAGAATGTTGGTTTTCCTACGTATTGGCACGCCCGGGGCTATGGTTTGTTCGCGGCTAACCCGCTAGGCCAAAAAGCCTTAAGCGACGGTAAAGAAGAACTAAACTTTAAGCTACCGGCCGGTAAATCAATAACTTTCCACCACCGCCTGATTATTCATTCCGGCAATACTCTCACCGACGACCAGGTGAATGCTGAATATCAAAAATTTGCCGGTAAAAACAGTAAAATGTAA